The Triticum urartu cultivar G1812 chromosome 5, Tu2.1, whole genome shotgun sequence genome contains the following window.
CAgggccgaccgccgccgccgtcgaagCCAACGCCATTGCTTCTAGATCGGCCGCACCTCCACGCATGTTGGGGCCCCGCCACCCCTGAGAAGCGTGAGGGAGGAAGAACCTCCGCCACCGCCGTCGGCCTCCGGGCGCAagccggcggcgggaggaggggAGGAAGATGGGCTAGACCACGGCGGCGGATAGGGTTGGGAAGCCACCCGAGTCGCCCGAGCAGGGAACGACGCGGGGGTATCTGTAGTTGAATATATGCAGCATTAGTAGTAGTACTATATACTAAGTTACTGATAATCCAAGCTGGTAGAAACAAGAACTATTTCTCGTGATCATATGCTTGACACTTCCCAAGTGGCAGCGTGAGACAACTGACTAGCATGTGTGATTGGTTTGGGTACAGCAAGAACTCGCAGGTTGGCTAGGATTTACCATGTCCAACTTATCGATACAGGCCAGGCCCAACCAACATGTGTGCTACTTGTAACACAGGTATACAACCAAGATATTGCAGATGCAGTGACTACCAAATGAATCCTTGATGTCAACAATGATCGATGTCAACTAACAACTGATCAAGTAAAAAACTAACAAGCGATCGAGTTTCGGATGAAACGATTAAATGATCAAGGAGTGTTCAAACAGTTGGTGGTGATAAACAAGGTTGGTTTCTTTTTGTAAGGTTGAGTTTGGCCGAAATGTAGAGTTGGTGTAGGGAATCAACCTGATGAGGCAACTAGATGAGTTTCTTGTCAGTTGTTGGAAACTTGGGATAAAGAAGACACTGGGGATACATGCAACAGATGGGTGATCAAATTAGGCTAATGAGTATACTAGTACTAGCTGTGCATGGTTGGGCATCTAACTTTGACATCGTGACATGACGACAAGGGTTATGGAACCAAAGTAAAAGAAAATAATCAAGCATTATGCAGACAGTTCCCCTGATTCTCTCTCCCTGTCTATCTATATCTATGAACTAGTTGCTTTTAGATATAACGGCCCTTGAAGCAGAAGATAAAAAAAAACATCACGGCATGTCACTAGGTTAAATTTTGTTAGAATATATCCAGGTTGCATGTGGCCTTGGGAACAATTCAGGCAGCAGTAGTTGTCATGACAATTATCAGGGGTCAGAAGCAAAACGGCAAAACATCATTTTGAACAGTGACGACCTAGCTAGAGGAAGGTTGGGGCTTCTGATGCGCCATGCATGCCGACCTAGCTAGGAGAAAGCACTACATGTGACGCTGCAGTGCATGCACTTTGCTTTGCCCGTTAATTACTAATCTGAGTATTGGTGGCTGCCTGGCTGGGCACTTGACATATCCATGTGACGGATTGAATATACTGTGGTAATTTTATGAACTGCCACCGGATCATAACAATCTGGCATTTTCAATGCGGAAGGTCCGCAAGATAACTATCCGGACACTTTTAGCCATTCAATATGAATTATCAAATCGGCCAGCCATGCCGGACCGGATGTCTGAAATTAGACAGCCTAGCCCCAAATAAAGGGGCAGATCtgaggccaactccaccgcgcgactcTATCCTGTCCGTCCCCGTCCGTTTGGGATAAAAAGAACAAACGAGACGGCCCAGCGCGTGGGCGTAAACGGACTTTTGTCCGCTTTGTGTCCACTTTCGACTCATTCCCGGCCCAAAGTTGCGCCGATTTTGGGGTGAAAAGGACAGCGCGCGGACGGGCGGGACGCGCGCGCTTGTCCTCCCCTGGCCCGCCTGTAGGTGGGAGAaaccaaccccccccccccccccacgcccATTTGGCGCCATTTCCCCCAAACCCTCCCACGTCCCTCCCGCCGCCACCTCTCTCCCCCGTCCATGGCCGACGCCCCGCCGAGTTCCAGCGGTCTGGCCGTCGACCCGACCGCAAAGGTGAAGAAGAAGGCGCCAAGGAAGCCGCGGTCGGAGTGCAcgccggaggagatcgccaagtTGGACGCGAAATCGGCGAAGAGGAGGGAACGGAGAGCGGCCGTCAAGATCAATGCCGCCGTGGCCAAGTTCGCCGCCCGGCGCGAGGAGCTGGAGGCCGCGTGGCGCAAGGCCGCTGCCGACGAGGAGGACCTCGTCAACAAAGCGCACGCCATCCTCATGCTTGGCATGGGCCGTCCGGCGGGGTTCCATGCAGCGGCCGTCGGCCCGGCGAGCACAGGTTCGTCGGTCGCCCGGCCTACGCACTGCTAGTCGCCGACGTCGCACGCCGCGTCCATGTCGTCCAGCTTTCCTCCGCCCAGGCACGACGGCCAGACCCATTTCTCGGCGTCGCCGGACGTGGGCTTGTTCGCGCCGTCCACACCACGCCTCGCGGCCGTCATCGACCTCAATGTCACGCCTGGGTCCAGCAGCGGCGGGCGGCCGTCCGTCGAGATGCAAAGAAAGCAGGCGCGTGCACCGTTCACGGGCaccatgcccccccccccccccccccccccgcgtgtTGTTTGACGGAATGCCAACCTCAACGCCGACGGTGGATGACCCCTTCTACAACCAGTACATGGAGGACGTGATGTTCCAGGGTGGGCATGGCCGTGCCTACGACCCCGAGGAGACCCAAAGTCAGGATGGCCGCGCCCAGTACGTGCCCGATGAGGAGGCCGACGACCGTGCTGACTACGACCATGGTGATTCGTGGCATGAAGACGACGACATCTATGTTGAaggtgaagatgaagatgaagccaATGATGTTGATATTAGTGGTGCTCCATTGTTCATAGACGAGCTCACCCAAAGAGCGGAAGCACAAAAGAAGCGGAAGAGCATTCGCACCGGTTCATATACACAAGATGAGGACAAGTTGATTTGTCAATGTTGGATGGAGATTAGCCAAGATACAAAGACCGGCGCGCAACAAAAGGGCATTGTTTTTTGGACAAGAGTCCACAAAACATTCCATGAAAGGAAGATGTTTGAGCCCTACGAAATTACAAGCAACCGTGGCATCGGTTCGATTCAAAAAAGATGGTTATTCATCCAACAAGAGTACAACAAGTATTGTGCCGCATTTGAGAGCGTTGAAGCACGGCCCGTGAGTGGTCTCGGCGTTGGGGACATGGTATGCTCTTCTCTTTCTAGCCCTTTCCTTGCTACGGCCATGATACTTCGGCCGTGTATATGTTTTCATGTTCACTTGTTGTTGATAATGTGGTGTAGGCATTTCaatctttggaggcattcaagGCCCGGCACAATGACAAGCCATTCACTCTTACACATTGTTGGACGCTCATCAACAATTGCTCTAAGTTCAAGGATCAATACCGTGAACTTcaaaggaagagaggcaagaaaACGGCCAAGTTCGCCGGAGGTGGGGATGGCGAGGCGTTGAAGAGGCCGAGGGGCAAGACCAACTCCAAGGTGGACGACATACGTGACGCCTCAACCATGGCCTTGCATGAGACTTTGCATGACATGATGTCACATAAGGATGTGAGGGACGAGAAGAAGCGGCAAAGCAAGGACGAGCAAATGAAGCAATACCTAGACCTCCAAAGACAGAAGCTTGagatggaggaggcggccaagaagaggaagatagacatggaggaggcggcccggcaaaggcagctcgacatggaagaggccgcccggcaaaggcagctcgacatcgaggccgacaacgtcaaggccaggcagaggcagctcgacatcgaggccaCCAATGCCGCCACCAAAGCGAAGGAGGTGGCCCTTGCGATCATGAGCGTGGACTTGTCGAAGATGAGCGACAAGACGAGGGCCTGGTTCGAGGCCAAGCAGAAGGAGATGCTCGACGCCGAAGGCCTGAACTAGGTCGTTCGATCGGCGTGGCCGTTCTTTTTGGAGGCTGGCATGGGTGCCGCCCGCCCGCTGGGCCGCTGGCAGTGTGCCGGCGAAAAAACATTAACTTTGGAggccggctgtgttgccggcCGTTGGTTGTGTTGCCAGCGAGAACAACTATTCATTTTGGAggctggctgtgttgccggccgctggctgtgttgccggcgATGGTCGTGTAGGCCGCTGGCTTTGTTACCGGCGTGATGAACTGGGGTCGTGAACTGGGGCTTGGCATTTGAAACGTCCCTTTTTTTAAAATAGACGCGGACAGGATGGGGCAAAAGGATGCGTCCGCGTGGTGGGCccacggccaccgcatcccaagacaggcccggacacgaccccaaatccctacccaaagggacaaaaacaggacaaaacggacgtccgtttgaggtcgcgcggtggagttggcctgaGGGAGTCTGGACATTCACCAAGGCTCGGCTGCCCGCCCACTTGCATTCACGTCGCCGCCCGAAAAGCCTACTCCTCCGCGTCGGGTTTGCCGAGTTCGAGAGCATACTAAATAGCGAGCTAGCGGATCCCCTTCGTTTTGACATTGGACTTCCCGGTCAAATTGGGTGTAAGATTCATAAGGATCTACTTTACAAAGATCCAATACCCCACCGGGAAACTAAGGGGGTGTTTGGTTCCAGGGACTTTTTTGTGTTaggactagaaaaagtccctaGCAAACCAAACAGGGTGGAAATTTTTTGAGACTTTTTGCTAAAAGTCTTTAGAAGCACCTCCTTGAGAGTCTTTTTAAAAAGTCCCAGGGACTAGAAAAAGTTATAggactagagaaccaaacaccacctAAGAACATAAATCCAATAGCCCAAACAGGATGTTCAAATAAGAACATCCACGCCCATAACGATAAAGTATTCATCCCAAAAGTATGGTCCGCCTAGAAGACAACAAAATGCGGCGCAAGGTGGAGGAGGCAGCGGAGCACCAACGCCACAGGGGAGGAATGTCATGACGCCTGGTACAGCTTCCTCAACTGGCGCGACGAGAATGGCACGGATCGGCTGTGCCGGTGGCCTTGGAGGCCATACCTACGAGGTCATCTTCCGCTACTTGGCCTAGTTTAGAATAGTTTAAGTTTAGTTTAAATTTAATTTATGTTCAAATATTTAAGTTCCATGTGTTTGCATGTAATATGACGTATTTTCTTAAATTTCGTCTACATTCGTGTTCAAACAATTAATGGACACGGTTGGATGGCCTCTGCAGGCTGTAGCGGCTGTCTGTTGAGAGGTCTAAACGTATCCACAAACATTTGATAAGGTTCGTTAGTCATCGACGTCGTCGATGATGCCCTAAGTACTCCCGAAAAACAAACACATTTCAAATTTATGCTTGTATATATTCAATCGCTCCAGACTTTCCGTACAATTTTGAGCAGGATAGCTCCTCAGAAAGATATGCGCAAGTACTTCAGCTTCTTTTGCCTTCTTCTACACGATACTTCCAAGTTCAAGATTCCTGGCCTACCACATTTTGTCAATGCAAGGTGAAACCCTACCCATTTTGTCAATGCATGGGTATAGGTTACTAATTTACTTGATCTAAAACGCTAGGTATTATATAGGTGTCAAGTGCATGCGATCTCTTGATTGGAAGAAGGGATCCCAAGATCTTTGCTCCTTTGACCAGAGTAGAGGCGACTTAAACTATTGTCGAATGACGAATGTAACATGGTGCAACAACTAGGGGTAGCAGCTAGTTCGGTGTGTACAGTAATCCCAAACACAGGAGCAGTTGTTTAAGTGTGTGAGTCCAAGCGAAGACGACAATCGCATGGAGACCACCGCTCTTGATATGACAAGTGCGCGTCGGCATCCATGCATGCATGGGCACGCACCGTGTTCTTCCTTTGTCGTGGGCAAGGATCAACACTTGATCATGCATATGTAATCCCTACTGATGATGCTAGTTATTGTCCATGTGCATTTGATCAACCTAAGCCTCGAAAGCAGGCATGCAGCTGGCTCGGTGAGTTGTTTAATCACTCATCTTTGACAAAGGATTAGCTAGCTACTCACCTGGTTTCACATTGGCCGCTTTTGTTTTCTAGCAGGGTATAGCTCTGCACGCGCACATCTCGTAATTAAGTCCAAAAGTTTTCCCCAAAAAGTGCACAGCAGGTCAATTAGTCTCCAAGGAAAGCATATATGGTCAAAAAGGAAGAAGCACCAACTATCAACGGCGTCAATCGATCACCTAGCTACTCTATCGTAGGAAGGAGTTTGCATGGGTGCTGCGTACTGTGTGTATGCCTGGTCTATGGAAGCGCGTGCATGGCAATGGGTACGTGCAGTGCATCTGTGCAAGGCCAGGTGAATAGGTGATGAAGTGACGCATCGCATCACACAGATCCGTAGACAGCGCAAAGTTGGCCAACAGTGAAACCCATCGTTCGACGAGAGAGGGGTGTCCGTGTCGGCATGTCGAGGCCTGACGGGACGGACGTCCGTGCATACGAGTGCACTTCAACAGCATAAAGAAGACGGCGAATCGATGGACATGGACTAAATGCATGCAAAGTTGCCGGCCCTGTACATGACCCATGCAGCATGCGTGCATGGCACACGGCGTCGGCGACCAGGTCCGTCGTGAAGGGAAGGGATAAGATGGAGCGATGGAAACCTCTCCTTCCTTCCACCTGCGAGCCGCACGTGTTTTACTTATCATATCATGCTAGTCTCCTTCGTCATCCTTTGTGGCGCATCCCAAGAAAGGTACGACCACCGAGGCACGCACGGAGGAGGTCGATCGAGGACAGGGTACGTGGTGACCGGTGAGGCGACGTCACTAGACTCTGGTTCGCCGTGCCATGTCCGAACTATGGAGAACATCATGTCCTGATAACACTGCTGCCACACATGCACGCACGTTCACCACTAAGCATGAGCGCTGGTGCTGATGGGATTCATATCGCCACGTCGTAAAACTGAACGGAAATGCTAGTATCTAGTTTATGCATATGATGCAACACAATTATCATATAGAGTAGCTAAGCTAGTTAGTACCCAGCATGTGCCGTGCGGGGTCATGGATCGATCGCTAATAAAGCGCGCGGGGACAAAGGAACATGGCGTTTGCGCAATGTGTGGTCGATGGACATGTACTGCTTTGTGTTGCGCCGGAAACGGGCATGGATGAGTCCCAATCCATGCGCCAAACTTGACACCCACCTACACTCCCACATGCACGTCGCTCTTCGCCCACAAGCACTTCTTCCGTCCCGCCCTCTTCCTGCATGCGTCCTTTCTCTATCATCGTTTTTTTTTCGTCGACTTTTCTCTATGATCAAAGCTAACTTAGCTATCCACTCCAGGCCTAGGAAATTAAAGTTTGCACTAGTAGTACAGCACGAAGTTACCGTATGTCATTtgctttttcttttctttttggcgAGAGGTATGATGTTCGCATTAGCTCATGATGGCATCACTGGAACCCGCTCTCTAATCACCGCTGTCGTACACGATCGAGCACCGGAACGTAGGGTAGATTTCACATGCAATGACCGATGCTACTCCTAGGTTAATTTCTCTTCTTTGTGGCTAGCTAGTGACGCGGAGCAGTTCAGCGCTAGAGACTACTACCCTAGAGATCACTTCCTTTCACCGGCCTGCCCTCGCTCGCTTTCAATACAATGCCCGTGTCGAAACCTGCGTGTCTTTTCTCAGCACCGCATTGATTGATTGATTAGTCTGCTGCCGCAAGCCGGTCGATCCCTGGCAGCAGCTTTGATCATGTCAGCGTAGCATCGATCAGGGGCAGGGAGGGGCGCAGCAGGCCATAGTTATTCTCCTCCTCTCATCATTCACAGGTTGGTCGAACCGTGCAGATGGACaggtcctgccgctctgctgcaCCATGGGCCTTTGATCATTTCACACGCGCAATACTGTTTTCTTTCTGCAGCATGCACTTGCTCACGAGAAATGAAGCTTCATGTCCAGGTTGAAATCACTACTTACTGCTAGTACTAATAGCTGGCTTACCGATCCAGGCCAGCATAGTACTACTAGTGCGCCTTGTTTGCAGAGGTCGCGGCGTACGAGGATCTGCCAGAACCCAGAGAAGACCAATGCATGCTCGCGGGATGAAGACACACTGACCAGTCCTGACTAGGTACCCCATGCAATGCAACGAAATCCTGTGTGCCTCCATGCGTGCCGGCGTCTCGTCACATCCATCACACGAGCGCTGCCTACGCGGCGATCATGTCAAGTACACgtaccttcgtccatacagataCAGGGGCGAGGCGAGTATGGGAGTGGCCGGCTGTCGGCTGAGGTGCGTGTACGTGTATGCCCGACGCCATTGAGTcattaggccaactccaccgcacgACCCTAAATCTATACTCATTTTGTCCGGATTTTGTTCATATAGGATAGAAATAGAGAGAACAAACGCCGGACAGAGGCCGCACAAACTCGCTGCGCGCAACGCTGCTACCCTaaatctatacccattttgtccGGATTTTATCCGTATGGTGGGCCAGGTACAGAAAAGGAGAGAGTGACGGGTGGGGTCGAGGCGGACACAGACGGACGACGAGGACGCGAAGACGTCCACTTTCTGTCCGCTTTGGCCCCAAACCAAGAGCAACTTTGGTCTGAAAATGGAGCAAAAACGGACACAGACCGGACGAAACGTCCGTATGCTCCCATGCGTTGAGTCGTTCGGTTTGTCCGTTTTACTCCAAACGGACACAAACGGACAATTTGGGATAGAAATGGGTCGTGCGGTGGAGTTGACCTTAGTCAGCCAGACACACGCAGACTCCATCGGCGTACGAGTGGACGGACTGCTAGGGCGCGGCGCATGTCCACTTCTCCAGTGTTGCTGGTGCCGCGCAGCGCCTACCCTATCCAAAAATCCTACTCTCTTCATTTCGGTTTACAAGTCTTGCGCGTATATCTAGATTGCCAATTTTATTAATTTAATATAATctatactccctctgtaaactaatataagagcgtttagatcactaaagtagtaatctaaacactcttatattagtttacggagggagtataacaCAAAAGTTATATTTTTGAAAATAAAATATTTGAAATTCATATTGatatatattttttgtaatatatgactttGCATGGCGCATACTCTGTAAACTAAGAGAGAGATAGTACACTaggtgtgcatgcatgcatgcagtgCGCCATGCAAAGGCTGGCTATAGTCTGTGCACACTCCGAGCCGTCTCGATCGATCCTACTCCATGCAGTACTGAGTCGCAGGCGTATTGCTAACGTACAGCACGTTATGAGGAGTAAAGGGTTTTCACAGTAGAGGAGCAGCGTGGGTATCGAATTACTCCGTTGATGGATAGATCGCCCGGCCGGCCGGCCGCTACATCGAATTACTCCGTGGGCTGGTTGACGTCGTCGATGGCCGATCGCAGAGCAGGAGCTAGCTCCATCGGTTTTAATGGCGATCGGTCCATCGATCGGGCGCATGCATGCGCCGCTAGCTGCAGCGCAGGACATGCGAAAGCCTAGATGTGGAGTAAAGACTATGCGCTGCACTGCACTGGGCTGGCTGCTCTACGGCCTTTTTGCTCGCTGCAGGGCATTTTGGTGACCGTGCTCCAATGGAGCATGGATTTTTTCACGACATCTTCTATTATATATTGGCATGATGACGGAAATTTAGTTTGCATGCGTGGTAATTTTCCGACCAATAAATAAACTGAGACGAATTTGTCATGCTCAGCAACTCCACTTGCCATCCTCAACGAACATAATTTACCATAATAATGCTTAATTTGTCATACCTAAAAATCTGACGTTTGCTGGATATTAGGGTTCCTCAATTAAGCAGACTGGCCACTGGCGGGAACCAATCATGTGGTTTATAGGTGAGGCATTGGTCAGGTGGACCTAACATAACCATCTTCCACATGCACGTCCACCCACGTATTTGTAGTAGGTCTTGCCAATTGACCTGACTTTGTGTTGTGTCTCCCGGGCGGACCCGACATGGATCAATGGTCATGTCCGGGCAACCTGGCCGGCGTACGTAGATATGCAACGACAGTACTGTTTGCTATGCACAGCTCGCGGCCAAAATTCATCGTTCCAGAGCATGGGAACCAAACACACACCCTTCCATCATACACATCCAGATAAACCCATACCCATTGATCCACATCTAAATGCCAGGTGCTTCTTTCATGAGAAACTGGTGCAATGGGCCAATGGCAGCCTGTGCTTATTTCGGCCGATGGATCCATGCCCAGCCTGCAACCAACAAAGTATAATACGTTATATACATACGATACAAAGTATATTGCTGGATTTGGATTTGAAAAGGTTTCCCATAGTATAACTAAAATTTTGACACATAGTTGACATTTTCTTCATTAATTTATGATCAAACTTTCATTGTTATTTAGTCTAAAATGAAGAGGATCTGATTTACCTGGACGGAGAAACGACGCGATGAATGTGACCAGTGGGTGGGCGGCGCATTGACGGAAAGTAGCGGCACCACCGATGGGCCACGGAGACGCCCGGCACGTCCTTCCGACCGAGGTAACTCGCACGGTCGCCGCGCAGTCAATGCCATCAAATCATCGGGGAGAAGAATTAAATTCAATTTAGCTCCGTCCGTCCGTCGCAGCGTACTTGGGCTTGGGCGCGAGCGAGGTCCCCGATCGAGCTTTATATAACTCGGCCCAGCGCCATTAACTTCCTCACCCCCGCCCACACCCACGCTCCCTAGCTCTCTTCTCTGCCAAGCTAGCTCCGCGGCCGTGCGGCAAGGACGCGGTGGCCGGCCGGTGGTGCTAGCGGATGCCGAAGATGCTGCAGGCGGCCAGGTACCTGCTGGGCTCCCCGGGCGCCAGCGGGTTCGGCTCCAAGTCCACCGCCGAGGAGGTCACGGCGGCGTGCCCCGACCTCGGCTCgctcaccgccatcatcaccggcgcgacgtCGGGGATCGGGGCGGAGACGGCGCGTGTGCTGGCCAAGCGGGGTGCCAGGGTGGTCATCCCGGCGCGGAGCGTCAAGGCGGCCGAGGACATGCGCGCGCGCATCCTAGCCGAGTGCCCGGGCGCCGACGTCCTCGTGCTGCACCTGGACCTCAGCTCGCTCGCCTCCGTCCGGGACTTCGCTCGCCGCTTCCTCTCCCTCGGCCTGCCCCTCCACCTCCTCATCAACAACGCCGGCAAGTTCTCGCACGGCCAGCTCGCGCTGTCCGAGGACGGCGTCGAGATGACCTTCGCCACCAACTATCTGGGCCATTTCCTGCTGACGAAGCTCCTGCTGGGGAGGATGGCGGAGACGGCTGCGGAGACGGGGGTGCAGGGCCGCATCGTGAACGTGTCGTCCAGCGTGCACGGCTGGTTCTCCGGCGACTGGGCCGACTACCTCCAGCTCGTCACCCGCCGCAAGATGTAAGCATCGCATCTTTCATCGATCCTTCACCTAACTCTGTCGACTGACAGTAAGCGCCATCCGCCATTAGTTAGTTTTATTATTATCCTCACCTGATCGATCGCCATTGTTTAGTCTGCCGCTAATCAAGCTTGGCATGTGCATGTGCACGTACGTGCGTCCAGACCCTACGACGCGACGCAGGCCTACGCGGTGTCCAAGCTCGCCAACGTGTTGCACACCAAGGAGCTCGCCGCCCGCCTCCAGGAGATGGGCGCGGACGTGACGGTGAACTGCGTGCACCCCGGCATCGTCAGGACGCGCCTCAACCGCGACCGAGAGGGCCTCATCACAGATCTCGTCTTCGTGCTGCTGTCCAAGCTGCTCAAGACCATCCCACAGGTGATTAATCTGCTGCTCTCATCTGTGTTATCATATGCAGACTGCAATCGCTGCACTCTGTTCTGCGCCTTGccccgcctgccggcgccgcGCCGGAGGTGAAGGCTCTGCTTTCCGCAGTTAATGCGCCGCTCGCCCCTCCTTGCTGACGTACGTAGTGCCCTCTCTTCTCGCGCGCAGGCTGCGGCGACCACGTGCTACGCGGCGGTGCACCCGAGGCTGGCCGGCGTGTCAGGCCGCTACTTGGCCGACTGCAACGAGGCGCTGCAGTCGCCGGCTGCCGCAAGCCGCCGCGAGGCCGCGCGGCTCTGGCAGGCGTCGGAGGACATGATCAGCGGCTCCAGTAGTCAACAGGGAAGCACGAAGGAGAGGAACATCTGAGCATCCGACTAGTCTGTGTCCATCAACCGTGTAAACATATTCCTCCCTTGGTTTGTTCTGCTTCAAGCCAGGATGTAACATGCACATAATCATATTTTAGTACTAGTAAGCAGTAGCTAATCAGTGATCGTGTTTGTCACAGAGTGAAGATCATCTGTAAGAAAGAGCTCGGACTGTGAGATCCATGTGTACTACTTTCCCTAGACTAGAGGGTCATTGACTTGGGTTGGTGACATGTAAGCATATACTCCTACATACTACATGTATACTGTATTTCACTAGTAGTACTATTTGCAAGCCAAACTCCTGTATTCTGTCAGTACACACATACAGGATGCTCGTAGCTTGGTCTGTTCATGCGAGAGAAGTGAGGCATGCCACAGTGTCTCACGCACGCACGCTGTGCAACATCTTCTATCTATCGTATCTCTATCTCAGTACGTGCTGGTACAATACAAGGTGGCGATGATACGTGCGTGCGTGCATGGGCCAACAGAACAGAAGCGCTGAATTGTTTGTCTCGTTCGATTGGACTCGTCGACGGGCGAATTCATATGCGGCCGATGCCTGTGGAAAGGCACGCGACGCATCATCTACGTCCGAATGATTGCGCCCGTGGCCGGCCGGCCGTTGTACGTCGCCGTGGGGGCGCTgcaaaaggaaaggaaggggtgTCCTTGGGAGCACAGCGTTGCAGCGCCCGAGCACCAGTGCTCTCTATATTTGACTTTTTTAAATTTGTAtttttgaagtttcaaaaaaatgtgAAATTATTTCCCGGGATGCATATACACATTCCGAATACCCGTTGCAAGTTTCGGTACAAATCTCGTTTTGTTTTGGACTATAGAAAAAACAAATTTCTGACAATATATAGGAGAAAAAAGATGCCATTTCTGTCAGAAATTTCTTTTTTTTGTATTTCCCAAAATACAAAGTATTTCTTCTCTAGATTTCTACCAGTCCTTAGGAATATGTGTACGTATTCACA
Protein-coding sequences here:
- the LOC125506419 gene encoding short-chain dehydrogenase TIC 32 B, chloroplastic-like; its protein translation is MPKMLQAARYLLGSPGASGFGSKSTAEEVTAACPDLGSLTAIITGATSGIGAETARVLAKRGARVVIPARSVKAAEDMRARILAECPGADVLVLHLDLSSLASVRDFARRFLSLGLPLHLLINNAGKFSHGQLALSEDGVEMTFATNYLGHFLLTKLLLGRMAETAAETGVQGRIVNVSSSVHGWFSGDWADYLQLVTRRKIPYDATQAYAVSKLANVLHTKELAARLQEMGADVTVNCVHPGIVRTRLNRDREGLITDLVFVLLSKLLKTIPQAAATTCYAAVHPRLAGVSGRYLADCNEALQSPAAASRREAARLWQASEDMISGSSSQQGSTKERNI